From Drosophila nasuta strain 15112-1781.00 chromosome X, ASM2355853v1, whole genome shotgun sequence, one genomic window encodes:
- the LOC132796513 gene encoding farnesol dehydrogenase-like, with protein MERWLNRIAVVTGASSGIGAACCKDLVSKGMIVVGLARREDRLKEFKEELPAEQASRFHYYKCDVSDEEQVKATFVTIEKELGGVDVLVNNAGIGRHTSITQEGNSADLRAVIDTNLFGTVWCIREVFLSLQRRHIDDGHVLIINSIAGHRIPIMRGYNINMYASSKYGLTALTEVLRQEFHVKGTKTKITSISPGATNTEMIDPKIVAALKTEFPMLRAEDVADAVSYCISTPPNVQIHELMIQPVGQML; from the exons ATGGAACGTTGGTTGAATCGCATTGCTGTGGTAACGGGCGCCAGTTCTGGCATTGGTGCCGCATGTTGCAAGGACCTAGTGTCCAAGGGCATGATCGTTGTGGGCTTGGCCCGACGCGAGGATCGTTTAAAGGAGTTCAAGGAGGAGCTGCCAGCTGAGCAGGCCTCTCGCTTTCATTACTACAAATGCGATGTGAGCGATGAGGAGCAAGTGAAGGCGACATTTGTCACCATTGAGAAAGAGCTCGGCGGTGTCGATGTGTTGGTCAACAATGCGGGCATTGGGCGACACACATCGATCACCCAGGAGGGCAACAGCGCCGATCTTCGTGCCGTGATCGATACGAATTTGTTTGGCACTGTTTGGTGCATACGCGAAGTGTTCCTCTCGCTGCAGCGCCGACATATTGATGACGGACATGTgctcatcatcaacagcattGCCGGACATCGTATACCCATTATGCGTGGCTATAATATCAACATGTATGCGTCTAGTAAATATGGTTTAACAGCTCTGACCGAGGTGCTGCGTCAAGAGTTTCACGTGAAGGGCACCAAGACAAAGATTACA AGCATTAGTCCTGGCGCCACAAACACCGAAATGATTGACCCCAAAATTGTGGCCGCTTTGAAAACTGAGTTTCCTATGCTCCGCGCCGAGGATGTGGCCGATGCAGTCAGTTATTGCATTTCCACACCGCCAAATGTGCAAATTCATGAGCTCATGATCCAACCAGTGGGACAAATGCTCTAA